The stretch of DNA TGATAGAAATACTAACTTACTATTATTAGAGTGATACAATAGTAGTATGAACTTTTAAACTATACTTTTTTTTGAAAGAGGGAGTTATGTGAAAATAACTGTGAATGATCAGCCCGTTGAACTGTTCAAAGGTGCAACTCTAAAACATGCCCTATTAAAAGTAGACGAACAGCTTTATAAAGAAGTGATGGGGGAAAAAGCAGTAATAAAGGATCAAGATGGAAATGTAACAGATATAAACGGTGCAGTTGGGGATGGCTTTTCCTATTATGTAAGGGCAAAATAAAGAGGCTAGGACAACACTAAAATGGTCATGATAAAAAACGAACAAAAGATATTCGGTGAAAACTCGCTCCGGAAATATACTTCGCTTTCCGCGGGCGGCTGGTGAGCCTCCTCGTGCTGCGCACTGCGGGGTCTCACCTATGCCTTTTCCTCCCGCTGGAGTCTACGTATATTTCCTCCGCTAATCCTGCGATAGTTCGTTTTTTACTTTGATAGAAATAGTTATGTCCTATCCTCTATTTTTACGTTCTATATTAATTCTTTAATATCATACACTCTACCATTTTCAAGTTTTTGGTTGTAAATTAATTCTACCATCTTCTCGGCGACAAATTCCGGTGAACGTAATGCTCCTTTTTCATGGTACTCTTTAAACGTATTAATATCTGCAAAGTCTTCTTCATTGGAACTACGAATAACTGCTTGCATTTCTGTATCCATTATCCCTGGTGAAAAAGCAATAACCGTTACCGGGTTCGATGTCAATTGTTGCTCAAGTCCGACTGCATTTGTATACATATTTAAGCCTGCTTTCGTTGTACAGTATGTATTCCAACCATAAATAGGACGAGTACCTGCACCTGAGCTTACGTGAACGATTACCTTTTTACATGAAAGTGTAGAAGTGAGTTCAATAAATTTGTTTGTCATTAACATCGGCGTTAATAAGTTTAAATGAACAGCATTTGTCACCACATCGCTTGGTGCGTTACCAGCTGTTTTAATCGGATC from Sutcliffiella cohnii encodes:
- a CDS encoding (S)-benzoin forming benzil reductase — encoded protein: MKYFIVTGASRGLGAATVKKVAQKGNRIVCIARTQNEEIVKEAQKNGAIVSFVEADLTDHSNVETLLEGVLAELTPDKVEEIYLIQNAGMVDPIKTAGNAPSDVVTNAVHLNLLTPMLMTNKFIELTSTLSCKKVIVHVSSGAGTRPIYGWNTYCTTKAGLNMYTNAVGLEQQLTSNPVTVIAFSPGIMDTEMQAVIRSSNEEDFADINTFKEYHEKGALRSPEFVAEKMVELIYNQKLENGRVYDIKELI